From a region of the Halobacteriovorax sp. HLS genome:
- a CDS encoding beta-ketoacyl synthase, with product MKCYITGMGAISPMGKSVDEMFDKYLEGYCPIETIDEFKNFYGVKSHIGSIVKDLDIKSIDRKIRRTSSKMTHMSILAMKEALDQAGLDSDILNSNRSLLCTGSTTGSPTEYYDSHKKIIENESAKGQKSTSVFKCMSHTNSTNMAISINFTGAVLSANSACASGNQSVVLASQLIKAGIYDVAIVGGCEEAHKTTVSTFDAAHASSINYNDSPKDSSRPFDKNRDGVVISEGAGIIILESEEFAKKRGATLLAEVVGGDYSGSGVHMAQSDTLSITNNIKRTLINTNTNPLEVDFISAHATSTRQGDNAESWGIFNAFERDVSVHSLKGYTGHTFAASGAIETAMLVKMMNTNMIIPNHNLSEVDPELPNLNFVNTQSKNRELKTVLNFNSGFGGINSSFIMKKVGSDESN from the coding sequence ATGAAGTGCTATATCACAGGTATGGGGGCGATTTCTCCAATGGGTAAGAGTGTTGATGAAATGTTCGATAAGTACCTAGAGGGATATTGTCCAATTGAAACAATAGATGAATTTAAAAATTTCTATGGTGTAAAATCACATATTGGTTCAATTGTTAAAGACCTTGATATTAAATCAATAGACAGAAAAATTAGACGTACTTCATCTAAGATGACTCATATGAGTATATTAGCTATGAAAGAGGCCTTAGATCAGGCCGGACTTGATAGTGACATTTTAAATTCTAATAGATCACTTCTATGTACTGGATCGACTACTGGTAGCCCTACTGAATATTATGACTCACATAAGAAAATCATTGAAAATGAATCAGCAAAAGGTCAAAAGTCCACATCAGTCTTTAAATGTATGAGTCATACAAATTCAACAAATATGGCCATTAGTATAAACTTTACTGGTGCAGTCCTATCTGCAAACTCAGCGTGTGCTTCTGGTAATCAATCTGTCGTTTTAGCTTCCCAGTTAATTAAGGCGGGTATTTATGATGTTGCTATTGTTGGTGGTTGTGAAGAAGCTCATAAAACAACTGTTTCAACTTTTGATGCTGCCCACGCTTCTTCTATAAACTATAATGATTCTCCCAAAGATTCTTCAAGGCCATTTGATAAGAATAGAGATGGGGTTGTTATATCTGAAGGTGCAGGGATAATCATACTAGAGTCGGAAGAATTTGCTAAGAAAAGAGGAGCAACGCTACTTGCAGAAGTCGTTGGCGGGGATTACTCGGGAAGCGGTGTACATATGGCACAATCCGATACTTTGTCGATTACTAATAATATAAAAAGAACACTGATTAACACGAATACGAACCCATTAGAAGTAGACTTTATAAGTGCTCATGCAACTTCAACAAGACAGGGAGATAATGCTGAATCTTGGGGGATTTTTAATGCCTTTGAAAGAGATGTAAGTGTACATAGTTTAAAAGGTTATACTGGGCATACTTTTGCAGCGTCTGGTGCCATTGAAACAGCAATGTTAGTAAAAATGATGAATACGAATATGATTATTCCAAATCATAACCTTAGTGAAGTTGATCCCGAACTCCCAAATCTAAATTTTGTAAATACTCAATCTAAGAATAGAGAATTAAAAACAGTATTAAACTTCAATAGTGGCTTTGGGGGTATCAACTCAAGCTTTATTATGAAAAAGGTAGGATCTGATGAGTCAAATTAG
- a CDS encoding alpha/beta hydrolase, which yields MKANTSNIDFTFPITYYFENKGKRKLVLLLHGYRMHARKALMDFEQMIPDAYSILAPNGFFPIPKSDKSISRMGYSWYFEDHKSNKSIFSVEQSKNALLSFIESMSLDCEITIVGYSQGAIVGLSLANELDNIKKLVLMSACPLASKYSGKNKLNILAFHGEDDEVISYNYAKEGYSQLSDSGHKVEFISFKNTGHNISSQSSILKSRIYHFLENNNE from the coding sequence TTGAAAGCTAATACTTCTAATATAGATTTCACTTTTCCTATTACTTATTATTTCGAAAATAAGGGAAAACGTAAGCTTGTTCTACTCCTTCATGGATACCGTATGCATGCTAGGAAAGCGCTAATGGACTTTGAACAAATGATTCCAGATGCTTATTCGATCTTAGCGCCTAATGGTTTTTTTCCAATTCCTAAATCGGATAAGAGTATTTCTAGAATGGGATACTCTTGGTATTTTGAAGATCATAAATCAAATAAATCCATCTTCAGTGTTGAGCAATCTAAGAATGCTCTACTTAGTTTTATTGAAAGTATGTCTCTTGACTGTGAAATAACTATTGTCGGTTACTCTCAAGGTGCAATTGTTGGTCTTTCACTTGCTAATGAATTAGATAATATTAAAAAACTTGTGCTTATGTCTGCATGTCCCCTAGCTTCAAAGTATAGTGGAAAAAATAAACTTAATATTCTTGCTTTTCATGGTGAAGATGATGAAGTTATTTCGTATAATTACGCGAAAGAAGGTTATTCGCAGTTGAGTGATTCTGGGCATAAGGTGGAATTTATTAGTTTCAAAAATACTGGACATAATATTTCATCTCAATCTTCTATTTTAAAAAGCAGAATTTATCATTTTTTGGAGAATAATAATGAGTAA
- a CDS encoding sulfite exporter TauE/SafE family protein encodes MTRLVRHYCFEIIVLLAISVLFVAFVSNGIVTTDQLYASWFMPFVGILAATIAMSTPAGGGIVFFPIMILLGIAPLQAVGFSLGAQSVGMGIFGTYNWFKTDRAAIVSPIVAIVVPIAIAASLVTILIFPASKSSYLQVGFSCFGIFLAGYIYKHLDIDKSTSRRDIILNKSLVLSLVGVGLAGGAIVGYIGIGVDTLLFFVLTFFFKIDSHKATVTSIVTMGITAMVPFFVHLLIIKNVPLHLWLMVLPGIFLGARLGPWINMRLGQRRILSIFATILVIEFLMTISRFFFS; translated from the coding sequence ATGACTAGATTAGTTAGACATTACTGTTTCGAAATAATAGTACTGCTAGCTATTTCTGTATTATTTGTAGCTTTTGTATCGAATGGTATTGTTACTACTGATCAACTATATGCCTCATGGTTTATGCCCTTTGTAGGAATACTGGCCGCTACGATCGCAATGTCTACTCCGGCAGGGGGAGGAATCGTTTTCTTTCCAATAATGATTTTACTAGGGATAGCTCCACTGCAGGCCGTAGGCTTCTCATTAGGGGCCCAGTCTGTAGGAATGGGGATCTTTGGAACTTATAATTGGTTCAAAACTGACAGGGCTGCAATCGTATCGCCAATTGTAGCTATTGTTGTTCCTATCGCAATTGCCGCGAGTCTTGTTACTATCCTTATTTTTCCTGCGTCTAAGTCCTCTTACTTGCAAGTTGGTTTTAGTTGTTTCGGTATTTTTCTTGCGGGCTACATATACAAGCATTTGGATATTGATAAGAGTACGAGTCGTAGAGATATTATTCTCAATAAGTCATTGGTACTGTCGCTTGTTGGAGTAGGATTAGCAGGGGGGGCAATTGTTGGATATATTGGAATTGGAGTCGATACTTTACTCTTTTTTGTCTTAACATTCTTTTTTAAAATAGATTCTCATAAGGCAACTGTTACTAGTATTGTCACTATGGGGATTACAGCAATGGTTCCATTTTTTGTTCATTTACTAATTATCAAAAATGTTCCACTACATCTTTGGTTAATGGTTTTACCAGGAATATTTCTAGGAGCTAGGCTTGGCCCTTGGATTAATATGAGATTAGGTCAGCGTCGTATTTTGAGT
- a CDS encoding acyl carrier protein, producing MSQIREEIKNIFCEEFELDASALTDEAHLFDDLELDSLDAADMLVLLEEKIGKKINGEDFMQVRQLKDVYETVEKIMEND from the coding sequence ATGAGTCAAATTAGAGAAGAAATTAAAAACATCTTTTGTGAAGAATTTGAGCTAGACGCAAGTGCTCTAACTGACGAGGCACACTTATTTGATGACTTGGAGCTTGATAGTTTAGATGCTGCCGATATGTTAGTTCTTCTGGAAGAGAAAATTGGGAAAAAAATTAATGGTGAGGACTTTATGCAAGTTCGCCAGTTAAAAGATGTATATGAGACGGTAGAGAAAATTATGGAGAATGATTAG
- a CDS encoding VOC family protein, translated as MISGVHDIYYNVKDMKRAVEFYTKTLNMTVSWESDHWSSLDCGGVMIGLHWTEGSDVPSFPRDSHGAQCGGTLTLKSDDVSKDRKILEDAGANILGEVDADWGHMLVFEDLDGNVLKLQNAKY; from the coding sequence ATGATTAGTGGAGTTCACGATATTTATTATAATGTCAAAGATATGAAAAGAGCCGTTGAGTTTTATACAAAAACTTTAAATATGACTGTCTCTTGGGAGTCTGATCATTGGTCAAGTTTAGATTGTGGTGGAGTTATGATCGGTCTTCATTGGACTGAGGGAAGTGATGTGCCATCATTTCCACGAGACTCTCATGGAGCTCAATGTGGAGGAACTTTAACATTAAAAAGTGATGATGTTTCTAAAGACAGAAAAATTCTAGAAGATGCTGGTGCAAATATCCTTGGGGAAGTCGATGCTGATTGGGGGCATATGTTAGTCTTTGAAGATTTAGATGGAAATGTTTTAAAGCTTCAAAATGCTAAATACTAA
- a CDS encoding NAD(P)/FAD-dependent oxidoreductase, protein MKNYDAVIIGAGISGLTSSILLAREGMSVAIVEKHSRVGGYLHSFKRFGIEFDTGGHYIGAMEKGGAFRTLLEYLNVYVPEHYRPMAQSKFDRFVIKGKEYSFSQGYDKCIKDLTEHFPHESEGIKQYFEKLLYVAKLMPSSNFKLNERTTEVFKWMETSLKDTVESYIEDSQLQDVLYSYCTLHGVSPKDVAFAPHAVITDTLIQGPYTFQNSGDDLAKSFKEECSKLGVDFFLGEELLEMNVIDSEIKKLKTTSFEFCCKYVISSMHPKMTFARLDHDPTRRVFKDRLLKMKESKSFVAAYIRLKSKTKFDPDTNYYFFKKNISNLFDDANPLDPNFLYLCRPGRSNEENYNLKHSFITVHIPCDYSYVSGWKDSTFGKRSESYKAFKEKLKEVIKIELIKIDDSFKTNIDKIEISTPLTNIHYNGSLEGSAYGIYHSISNTGLKGLSPKTKIKNLFLTGQNISFPGLQSSCSAGVRSVSALLRTEKFDEDLRRMSSQNRKNDD, encoded by the coding sequence ATGAAAAATTATGACGCTGTCATCATTGGGGCCGGAATATCTGGTCTAACAAGTTCAATACTTCTTGCTCGAGAGGGGATGAGTGTTGCTATTGTGGAAAAGCATTCTAGAGTTGGTGGCTACTTACATTCATTTAAAAGGTTTGGTATTGAGTTCGACACCGGAGGTCACTATATTGGTGCAATGGAAAAAGGGGGGGCTTTTAGGACTTTACTAGAATATTTAAATGTTTATGTTCCAGAGCATTACCGACCAATGGCACAAAGTAAATTCGATCGTTTCGTCATTAAAGGAAAGGAATACTCCTTTTCTCAAGGTTACGACAAATGCATTAAAGACCTTACAGAACATTTTCCACATGAATCAGAAGGAATAAAGCAATACTTTGAAAAGCTACTCTATGTTGCGAAGCTCATGCCTAGTTCTAATTTTAAATTAAATGAGAGAACAACCGAGGTTTTTAAGTGGATGGAAACTTCTTTGAAGGATACGGTTGAGAGTTATATAGAAGATTCTCAACTTCAAGACGTTCTATATAGCTACTGTACATTACACGGAGTCTCACCAAAAGACGTGGCGTTTGCTCCACATGCTGTAATTACTGATACCTTAATTCAAGGCCCCTACACATTTCAAAACTCAGGAGACGACCTCGCTAAGAGCTTTAAAGAAGAGTGTTCCAAACTTGGAGTTGATTTTTTTCTAGGTGAGGAACTCTTAGAGATGAATGTTATTGATTCTGAGATTAAAAAACTTAAGACAACTTCCTTCGAGTTTTGTTGTAAATATGTTATTTCTTCAATGCATCCTAAAATGACTTTTGCTCGTCTTGATCATGACCCCACTCGGAGGGTCTTCAAAGATAGGCTTCTTAAAATGAAAGAGTCTAAAAGCTTTGTTGCAGCATATATTCGACTAAAGAGTAAAACAAAATTCGATCCGGATACTAACTACTACTTCTTCAAAAAGAATATTAGTAATTTATTTGATGATGCAAATCCATTAGATCCAAATTTCTTATATCTCTGTAGGCCTGGCCGATCTAATGAAGAGAATTATAATCTTAAACATTCTTTTATAACTGTTCATATTCCTTGTGACTATAGTTATGTGAGTGGATGGAAGGATTCTACATTCGGAAAAAGATCAGAATCTTACAAAGCATTTAAGGAAAAACTAAAAGAAGTTATAAAGATTGAGCTTATTAAAATAGATGATTCTTTTAAAACTAATATTGATAAAATTGAAATAAGTACGCCTTTAACTAATATTCATTATAATGGTTCTTTAGAGGGAAGTGCTTATGGAATTTATCATTCCATTTCAAATACTGGCTTAAAAGGACTTTCACCTAAAACAAAAATTAAAAACCTTTTCCTAACCGGACAAAATATTTCTTTCCCTGGGCTTCAATCTAGCTGTAGTGCAGGCGTACGTTCTGTAAGTGCTTTATTAAGAACTGAAAAATTTGATGAAGATTTAAGGCGTATGAGTTCACAAAATCGGAAAAATGATGACTAG
- a CDS encoding sterol desaturase family protein, translating to MNYFEIAIATFLFYNIRYLSFAYIYDLVCRNFFTKFKINPQSAKKSMIKKEIFWGCSVGLSYMPWMVLMVWMYRNGYTKIYSDVEQYGVIYLLISTVLVFVIHDTYFFWFHYLFHKNNTLKKLSQHKVHHMFHNPTAFSAFATHPSESFMELGFRPLILAFLPLHPYAIVAFLIISFILNCLGHSGYELFPSGFTKNPLTKFTGNSTHHYIHHTKTNYHFSLYFTWWDKIMGTEHPDYHEIFEQRASKNTISIYPLGFKVES from the coding sequence ATGAATTATTTTGAAATTGCTATCGCAACATTCTTATTTTACAATATTCGCTATCTCTCCTTTGCATATATCTATGATCTAGTTTGTAGAAACTTTTTTACAAAATTCAAAATTAATCCACAGAGTGCTAAAAAGAGCATGATAAAAAAAGAAATCTTTTGGGGATGTTCTGTTGGGCTATCTTATATGCCTTGGATGGTTTTAATGGTTTGGATGTATAGAAATGGTTACACCAAAATATATAGTGATGTAGAGCAATATGGAGTGATCTATTTACTTATAAGTACAGTTCTTGTTTTTGTTATTCACGATACTTACTTTTTTTGGTTTCACTATCTGTTTCATAAAAATAATACTTTGAAAAAGTTATCTCAGCACAAAGTACATCATATGTTTCATAATCCAACGGCCTTTTCGGCATTCGCTACTCACCCTAGTGAATCTTTTATGGAACTTGGTTTTAGGCCATTAATACTGGCATTTTTACCTTTACATCCTTATGCCATTGTAGCTTTTCTGATAATTTCATTTATTTTAAATTGTCTTGGCCACTCTGGATATGAACTCTTTCCGAGTGGTTTTACTAAAAATCCTCTTACTAAATTCACGGGAAACTCAACTCATCATTACATCCATCATACGAAAACAAATTATCACTTTTCGCTGTATTTTACTTGGTGGGATAAGATAATGGGAACTGAACATCCTGATTATCATGAAATATTTGAGCAACGAGCATCAAAGAACACTATTTCTATTTATCCATTAGGTTTTAAAGTTGAAAGCTAA
- a CDS encoding SDR family NAD(P)-dependent oxidoreductase — MSKLDHWALVTGATGGIGQAIAKTLANSGYSILLHYGSNINKANSLKNTIVELGVSCELIQCDLSDLSSLEACLNDLSIKPKIIVNNAGITVDSLFSMIELDTFDKIMKVNAYAPFLIMKWAAKYMSRAKEGSIINISSVSGQIGNPGQASYSASKAALMTMSKTLGKELARKKVRVNSIAAGIIDTEMSEKIPKLDEIIEHIPARRLGNAQEIADVVEFLASSKSTYITGQILSVNGGLYTP, encoded by the coding sequence ATGAGTAAGTTAGATCATTGGGCATTGGTTACCGGAGCAACTGGTGGAATAGGACAGGCCATTGCTAAGACATTAGCTAATAGTGGTTATTCAATTCTTTTGCACTATGGTTCCAATATCAATAAAGCTAACTCACTTAAAAATACTATTGTTGAATTGGGTGTGTCCTGTGAACTTATACAGTGTGATTTATCAGATCTAAGCTCCCTAGAGGCGTGTTTAAATGACTTATCTATTAAACCAAAAATTATCGTTAACAACGCAGGGATTACGGTTGACTCTCTTTTTTCAATGATTGAGTTAGATACTTTTGATAAGATAATGAAAGTAAATGCATATGCTCCTTTTTTAATTATGAAGTGGGCGGCAAAATATATGAGCAGAGCAAAAGAGGGAAGTATTATTAATATTTCTTCTGTGAGTGGTCAAATAGGTAACCCTGGACAGGCCAGTTATAGCGCGAGTAAAGCTGCACTTATGACAATGTCTAAAACGCTTGGAAAAGAGCTAGCAAGAAAAAAAGTTCGTGTTAATTCAATTGCAGCAGGAATAATTGATACTGAAATGAGTGAGAAAATTCCTAAACTTGATGAGATTATTGAGCATATTCCTGCTAGAAGACTAGGCAACGCTCAAGAGATTGCTGATGTTGTTGAGTTTCTCGCAAGTTCTAAATCGACTTATATTACAGGACAAATATTAAGTGTTAACGGTGGTCTCTACACTCCATGA